The nucleotide window ATTTCAATTCTCTCAAAATCCAAATGCATTATTGTCACTAGGATTTAATTTCGAAATGATTCGGGGGCAAAACATCCTCAAACAAAATTCAGCTAAAATCAATAAAATGCTGGGTTTTGATTTAGATTCCATTTTAGTCCGCAACCCGACCAAAACAGAATTAGTATTAAACAAAATCATTGAGAAGAAGGATTCGGCTATCAGTTACGACTATGACGATGATTTTAATCCGATCAAAAAAGTAACTGTCAGTACTAACCCTGAACCATCTTTTTGCTTTTCGATCCAGACCGTTGATTCCAAAAAAATCTATAATTACCTGAAAACTCAAAATACAATTGACAATCATTCGGTTTTTGTCAATTTTCCTTTGGCACAAACCAAAGCTTTCGTCGAAGACAATTCTTTTAAACTGGAAGCCAATCTAACAAAAACTGAAAATTCTCAAATTTCTGTTCCTAAAATTGGATATTTATATATTCATCTTGACAAACTGAAAACCAAAGACTGGCGCTTCATCATTGCCAAAAACAAAATTTTTTCCTTTTTTCAATCTTTTGAAACTTTAAAAATCAATCTTTCACCAAAAAACAATTTAATTCATTTTCAGGCACGTTTGAAAGCAAAAGACAGAAAAAACTTAATTTCCATTATGAAATAAAGCAGTTTTTTTTAGATCTTTACAGAAGATGCAAAATAAAAACTTAAATTTCTCGTTAAATGCTTGACAGAAATTCTAAAACATTTACTTAACGAGGGGTAAAAACTTAACCATGTATTTTTTGCCCTGTAATTTAAAAACTAAAAAGAAAGATTATGAAAAAGCTAATTTTAATGATTGCCTTTGGCTTTCTATCAGTTGGTGCATTTGCACAAGCACCTCTTGAACAAGGCGGAACACAATTAAACGCAGGTATAGGATTTTCGGGATGGGGAGTGCCTGTCTATTTTGGTCTTGATTACGGGATTGCAAGAGATTGGACTCTTGGAGGTCAATTATCTTTTCAAACAGATAATTACGCATATCAAAACAATCATTATAATTCCCATGCAGTAGGAATTGGTGCCAATGGAAATTACCATTTCAACAGAATCTTAAATATGCCGAGCAATTTTAATTTCTACGCCGGAGCGAGTTTAACATACTATGCTTGGAGTAATGATAACGGTTATCATGATGATGATACTGTTGGCCTTGGACTTCAGGTAGGTGGTCGTTATTTCTTTACCAAAAATTTTGGTATCAATCTTGAATTCGGAGGAAATACCGTAAACAGCGGTGGTAAATTTGGAGTTACTTTCAAACTTTAAAATTATTTCAAATATAAGTTTTATAAAAAAACCATTCGCCGCGGCGAGTGGTTTTTTTTATTCATGATAAATCTAATTCAAAGAAAATCATTTGATCCTCCTAAAAGTGACATTATATGATTTATTGTCCAAAGCGTCAGTATAAATGCCTACAAGTAGATCTTTATCTGCAACATAATTTAACGATAAACTATAACCCGGTTTATCGTCTTGTCTGTAAATAACAAATATCCTCAAAACATCCGAAGACTGAGTCCAACCAGCTTTTTCGATAAAAACCAATTTCGAATTCGAATAATTTACTTCCAATCCTCCATTTTTCAAAAGTTCCAAAACTTGCAATTCAATCGCTGAATCATCCATTCCCCATTTCCCTCTGATTAAATTCTTATCCTGAATTATTGGATCATGATGCTTTTGAGAATGTTTAAAAACAATCGATGAATTCGGATTCATTTCACTTGCCTGAACCGAAAAAGGGATCATAACAAATCCAACGAAAAGAAGTAAAAACCCGCTAATTAAAAAAGTAATTTTTTGCATGCTCTTATTTTTTAAGTTAAACAATAAACAGCATTTAGGGCAAAAGAAAATTAATGAAAAACTTTAATTTTCAAAACTATAAAGGTATTTCTTTTTTTAGTTAAGTTATTCCAAAAAAATTAATTTACTGAAATACAGAAAATTACAATTACTCAACGGCAAGGTTCGCAAACGAATCAAAACGAACGTAAAGCTCTTCGAACCTTTCGGTTAAATGAGGCTATTCACGTTTAATCTCGTGACCTACAAATTCTTCCAAAGTGGCAAACATTTCATCAACGGAAAGAACTTGGAAATCGGGATGGGATTTTAGAAAATTAGCATTCAAAGTAACCAAGTTTTCTTCTATTTCAAAAAAAGCGTCTGTGTTAAGCAAATCCCGGGTTGGATTCACTCCTTCCAATTTTCCGTTCAGGAATTTATTAAGTTTTATGCTGCTTATTAATTTTACTTTTTTCGATTGTTGTTGGAATAATTCCAAATGCTTTTCGGCGCCAATCAACGCTAAACCTTCTTTGATTAATTCGTTTAACTCAGTATTCCAACCTGAGCTGTGGACGAATTTTGCAAAGTTTCCTGTAACATATTGGGTATAGTAATAATCCAAATAATAACTGGTCAAGGCGTCTTCGTGAATGAGTTCGTCATCGACACCTTCCTCACGCATTAGATTGATTACCGAAATATTGGAGTGAATGACATCCTGAAGATTTTCACTGTTGAAGGCTGTTTCCGAAACTATTATTCTGCCGAATTCCATAGAGTTTGTTTTTAAATATTTGGCAAATTTCGGGTAAAATAACTAAGAACAGAAATGTTTTTAGTCTGCTTTCGAATCGTCACTGCTTTTTTGCTGATTCATTTTGGCAACCAAAGCTTTTAGACGCAAAGCTCTTTCTTTTTTCTCTTCCTGAAGTTTAGCCTTTTTCCGATTGAGTAATTTGGTGTGTAAAGCCTTGTTTTTGGTATTTTTTTCGGGTCCTTTAGCCATGGTTTATAATCTTCAAATTCTGTTTGCAAATATAAGCAAAGAGACAGACTAAATATTACTAACCCGTCCTGAAACCCCAAGTCCCTAGCCCCGATAGAAGTGAAAATCCTTGTGTGCCGTCTCGTCCCAAAAGACGAGAGGCACACAAGATTGTAGCGTATAGCGGGATTAGCTCCTAATAAAAACCATTAAACTCTCAATTCTATTGCTTATTTTTGCACCCAATAAAATTGAGTTATGATACAGAATCCAAAAAGATATACCATTACTGCGGCATTGCCTTATACAAATGGACCTATACACATTGGGCATTTGGCGGGTGTTTACGTGCCTTCGGACATTTATTCCCGTTATTTGCGTTTGCAGGGAAGAGACGTTTTGTTTGTTTGCGGAAGCGACGAACACGGTGTTGCCATTTCGATGAAAGCCAAAAAAGAAGGGGTTACTCCTCAGGAAGTAATTGACAAATATGATGGAATTATACGTAAATCATTCGCTGATTTCGGTATTTCGTTTGACAATTACTCCAGAACTTCGTTAAAGATCCATCACGAAACGGCTTCGGAATTCTTTAGAAAATTGTATGACAACGGTGATTTTATTGAAGAAACAACCGAGCAATTGTATGATGCAAAAGCCAATCAATTTTTGGCAGACCGTTTTGTAGTTGGGACTTGCCCAAAATGTGGTAATGAAGAAGCGTATGGCGATCAATGCGAAAAATGTGGTTCTACATTAAACGCTACGGATTTAATCAACCCAAAATCAACAATTACGGGTGAGACTCCTGTGTTGAAATCTACGAAACACTGGTTTTTGCCTCTGGATCGTTACTCTGATTTTTTGAATGAATGGATTCTCGTTGGACATAAAAACGACTGGAAACCGAATGTTTACGGGCAAGTAAAATCCTGGATTGACGGCGGACTTGAGCCTCGTGCGGTAACCCGCGACTTGGATTGGGGAATTGACGTTCCGGTTGAAGGCGCCGAAGGAAAAAAATTATATGTGTGGTTTGATGCTCCAATTGGCTATATTTCTTCTACCAAAGAATGGGCTCAAAGAGAAGGGAAAGATTGGGAACCTTATTGGAAAGACCAAGACACAAAATTGGTTCACTTCATCGGGAAAGACAATATTGTTTTTCATTGTGTGATTTTCCCTGCGATGCTAAAAGCCGAAGGAAGCTATATTTTGCCAGATAATGTGCCTGCGAATGAGTTCCTGAATTTGGAAGGAAATAAATTATCAACTTCCAAAAATTGGGCAGTTTGGTTACACGAATATTTGGAAGAATTTCCAAATCAACAGGATGTTTTACGCTATGCCTTGACATCAAATGCTCCGGAAACCAAAGACAACGACTTTACCTGGAAAGATTTTCAGGCTAGAAACAACAGTGAATTGGTGGCTATTTTTGGAAATTTCATCAATCGTGTGGTGGTGTTGACCAACAAATATTACAACGGAATCGTACCTCAACCAAATGAATTATCAGAAGTTGACGAGCAGACTCTAACCGAATTGAAAGCGTATCCAGCAGTGATTGCTAGTTCGCTGGAAAGATACCGATTCAGGGAAGCACTTGGCGAAATGATGAATGTTGCCCGACTTGGAAACAAATACCTGGCTGACGAAGAGCCTTGGAAAATGATTAAAACGGATGAAGAGCGCACCAAAACCCAAATGTATGTTGCCTTGCAAATCGCTGCTGCTTTGAGTTCGCTTTGTGAACCGTTCTTACCTTTTACCGCTACGAAATTAAAACGTATTTTGAATATTAATGAAGCTTTGAGCTGGAATACTGTTTCGGATAATTCCGATTTAATTCCTGCCGGTCATCAAATTGATGAAGCCGAATTATTGTTTGCCAAAATAGAAGACGAAGAAATCCAAAAACAAATAGATAAATTGGAAGCAACCAAAACGGCAAATAACGCCGAAAACAAAAAAGCAGAACCTCAAAAAGACTTGATTCAGTATGAGGATTTTGCCAAAATGGATATCCGTGTGGGAACAATCCTTGAAGCTGAAAAAATGCCGAAAGCCAATAAACTTTTGATTTTGAAAGTGGATACCGGAATTGACGTTCGAACGATCGTTTCGGGAATTGCCGAAAGTTTCAAACCAGAAGATATTATCGGAAAACGTGTAACCGTTCTTGTGAATTTGGCTCCGAGAAACCTTCGTGGTGTAGAAAGTCAAGGAATGATTTTGATGACTACCAATGCCGAAGGAAAATTGGTTTTCGTAAATCCAGATGCTGATGGCGTTGGAAATGGCGAAACGATAAATTAAATTTTATAATTCATATAAATTGCGTGAATCGGTTAAATCTTTTAATTGATTCGCGCAATTTCTTTTTATTTTTTTAAAAAAGCACAAACGATTAAAAACATGAAACTCACCAAACCAAGATTAGCCTTAATCTACGGTATTCTTTGCATTTCGATTTTCCCGATATTGGTAAAATTACGTTTAACCCCTGGGTTAATTTCGGCTTTTTACCGAATGTTTTTTGCTTTTCTCTTACTTATGCCTTACACGCTTTTAAGTAAAAACTTTAAAATGCCAACTTTAAAATTCGCTCTTTTGGCGGCATTTTGCGGTATTTTATTTTCATCGGATGTTGCGGTTTGGAATATCGCGATTCAGGAATCAAGTGCAACTCAAGCATCGTTATTGACAAATTTATCCCCAGTTTGGGTTGGAATTGGTTCTTTTTTATTTTTAAAATCAAAACCTGGCGTAAATTTCTGGACGGGAACAATAGTTTCGTTATTCGGAATGGTGGTTTTGGTTGGTTTTGAATTTTTCATTGAAATGAATTTTGACAAGGCTTTTCTGTTTGCCGTTTTATCAGGTATTTTCTATTCCAT belongs to Flavobacterium aquiphilum and includes:
- a CDS encoding outer membrane beta-barrel protein; its protein translation is MKKLILMIAFGFLSVGAFAQAPLEQGGTQLNAGIGFSGWGVPVYFGLDYGIARDWTLGGQLSFQTDNYAYQNNHYNSHAVGIGANGNYHFNRILNMPSNFNFYAGASLTYYAWSNDNGYHDDDTVGLGLQVGGRYFFTKNFGINLEFGGNTVNSGGKFGVTFKL
- a CDS encoding DMP19 family protein; amino-acid sequence: MEFGRIIVSETAFNSENLQDVIHSNISVINLMREEGVDDELIHEDALTSYYLDYYYTQYVTGNFAKFVHSSGWNTELNELIKEGLALIGAEKHLELFQQQSKKVKLISSIKLNKFLNGKLEGVNPTRDLLNTDAFFEIEENLVTLNANFLKSHPDFQVLSVDEMFATLEEFVGHEIKRE
- the metG gene encoding methionine--tRNA ligase; translation: MIQNPKRYTITAALPYTNGPIHIGHLAGVYVPSDIYSRYLRLQGRDVLFVCGSDEHGVAISMKAKKEGVTPQEVIDKYDGIIRKSFADFGISFDNYSRTSLKIHHETASEFFRKLYDNGDFIEETTEQLYDAKANQFLADRFVVGTCPKCGNEEAYGDQCEKCGSTLNATDLINPKSTITGETPVLKSTKHWFLPLDRYSDFLNEWILVGHKNDWKPNVYGQVKSWIDGGLEPRAVTRDLDWGIDVPVEGAEGKKLYVWFDAPIGYISSTKEWAQREGKDWEPYWKDQDTKLVHFIGKDNIVFHCVIFPAMLKAEGSYILPDNVPANEFLNLEGNKLSTSKNWAVWLHEYLEEFPNQQDVLRYALTSNAPETKDNDFTWKDFQARNNSELVAIFGNFINRVVVLTNKYYNGIVPQPNELSEVDEQTLTELKAYPAVIASSLERYRFREALGEMMNVARLGNKYLADEEPWKMIKTDEERTKTQMYVALQIAAALSSLCEPFLPFTATKLKRILNINEALSWNTVSDNSDLIPAGHQIDEAELLFAKIEDEEIQKQIDKLEATKTANNAENKKAEPQKDLIQYEDFAKMDIRVGTILEAEKMPKANKLLILKVDTGIDVRTIVSGIAESFKPEDIIGKRVTVLVNLAPRNLRGVESQGMILMTTNAEGKLVFVNPDADGVGNGETIN
- a CDS encoding DMT family transporter, which codes for MKLTKPRLALIYGILCISIFPILVKLRLTPGLISAFYRMFFAFLLLMPYTLLSKNFKMPTLKFALLAAFCGILFSSDVAVWNIAIQESSATQASLLTNLSPVWVGIGSFLFLKSKPGVNFWTGTIVSLFGMVVLVGFEFFIEMNFDKAFLFAVLSGIFYSIYLLISKNVLSKVDVLSFMTISLFASSIYLGILCYSLDQPFTGFSDAGWFVLVLQALICQLCAWLSISYATQHMPATRVSLSLLSQAVITSILAWFFLEEKITLQMVFGGIILLFGIRITFYDKVFSLKRLFSKN